A region of the Thalassoroseus pseudoceratinae genome:
AGCCAAGATTCCGATTCCCGCTACTTGGAACCGCTGGGCGACTCCTACGCGGAAGCGGAATATTAAGACACTGCGATCGGAATCCGGTGGAAATGGCCTGTCGGCTGGAAATTCGTGAATGGCCTTCTACAATGGACGGCTAATTAGCCCCCTTATTTGAAATGGGGGGTCTGTTTCGCTGACCGTCTGTCGTTTCCCCGCGGGATTTCCATGGCCAAGAAGAAAGCCAGTCGAAAAAAGGGGTTTGCCCTCGGCACTCCGGTTCGCGTTCGTCCGGGAATCACGGCCCCTGAATTTCCAGATGTCGAATGTGCGGGTTGGACCGGTGTGGTTCGCGATACGATCGGAAAGAAATCCGATCCTCAGTACGTCGTCGAGTGGGACGACGCCACGATCAGTGCGATGCCGGACGGCTACGAACAACAATGTGAAGAGAAAAACCTGTTGTTTTCGATGTCTTGTTTCACCGAAGCACAACTGGAGCCGATTCCAGAGTCGTAAATATATTAAGATGAAAAGATGTCGGTTTCGATCGTCTGACTCGTCTTCAGCGGCGACGACAACGAGTGGTGTTGTGTTCCCTCGGTTGTCCCTGCTTGAGATCAGCCATCGCAACCGGCCGGTATTTTTCGGGTTTCGAGAATAGCCAACTTGTGAAACTGTTTTCGTGTGATCACAATGGGCGGATCACACACAGACATGGCGGGGATGTTTGAATCACGATTGCGATGGACGCGCAACGAAGGGAACAATGAAGCCGTTCCCACGGAGGGAAACCGTTGACCGGTACCGATAAAATTCAATCTTGCACGCTGGAATACGAGATCGCCGGAGAGCCGCGGCAGCGAGTTCTCTCACAGGCGGTGGTCACGATGGGACGGGCCGCCAACTGTGATATGGTCTTCCCGGACAGTGTCGCCGGAATGAGCCGCCATCACGCGACGTTACTGGTGATCGGCGGAAAGTGGCGTGTCAAAGATGCCGGCAGCCGAAACGGGACTTTTGTCAATCAGTCGCCCGTGGCCGAGCAAACTCTTAAAGACGGCGATGTGATCAACCTGGGACCGCTTGCGATCGTCTTTCGCACGGGCGATGCCAGTTCCAAGAGCACTCCGAAATCGACCCGCCGTGAGCAAGCCGAGAGCAGCGTGCGTTTTGAGGACGGACCGGCTCCAAACGTGAGCATGTCGATCGACTTAACGAGCATGCTGCGGATGGTTGGATCCGGAGGCGAGTCGGCGAACGTCGGTGGCGGGCGGCTGGAAAGTTTGGAAGCCAGTGCGGTGCCCATCGACGAAGATGGCCCATTGAGTACCGTAGGGGCGTCGGGACCGCTGGGAATTGAGTTGTTCAGCCGACTCGGTGAAGCGCTCGCCAAAACCGATGCCCTGGAACAGATGCTCGAAGGCATTCTCGATCTGGTCTTCCAGCATGTGCCCGCTCAGCGTGGTCTGATTTGCTTGATCGATGACAAGACCAACGAGCTGATCCCCCAGGCCATGAAGATCCGTGGCCGTGAACCGAGTGACAAGAAGTCCGTTCCCTTTGGGATCAGTCGAAGCATCACCGACGAGGCGATTCGGATGCAACGCTCCTTGTTGGTGGGCGATGCCACAAGCGATTCGCGTTTTGCCGAAGCCAAAAGTATTCATAGCTTCGACATCAAAGCCGCAATGTGCGTGCCTCTATACAACAAGGGAAACGTCGACGGTGTGATCTACATCGATACCGTTGGCAATCGGGAACGCTTTTTGCAAAGCCATTTGGAACTTGTCACGGCGATGTCGTTGTTCTCGGCTGTCGCTCTGGAGCAGGCTCGGTTGCGGGAAGAGATCGCGGCTGAGCAGGTTAAACGGCAACGATTGTCCCGTTATCACCCGGCGGCCGTTGTCGAGCAAATCTTGGCCCGCGCCGATGATCAAGAAATGATGGCCGAAGACCGGGTCGTCAGCGTGCTTTTCGCAGACCTGTGCGGTTTCACGACGCTCTCGGAAAAACTCAAGCCGGCCGATGTTGTTCGTCTGTTGAACACCGTGTTCGAGATGCTCAGTGAGTGCGTGTTTCTGCACAAAGGAACGCTCGACAAGTTCATGGGCGATGGCATGCTGGCGTTTTTCGGTGCTCCGCTGGAACAACCGCAGCATGCGTTGCATGCAGTCAAAGCCGCGTTGCAAATGCAGCTCGAAATTCAGCGATACAACGCCGCCAATCCCGACCAGCCGGATATCGGAATCCGCGTGGGGATCAACAGCGGACCAGCGGTCGTCGGAGACATCGGCAGCTTGACCCGCAAGGACTATACCGTCATCGGGGACACAGTCAATGTTGCCAGCCGGTTGGAATCTTCCGTCGCAAAACCGGGGCAAGTCGTGGTTGGTCCAGGAACAGAACAGTTGGTTGGCAGAAAGGTGGTTACTCAACCGCTCGTTCCCATTCAGCTGAAAGGCCGAGTCGAACCTGTCACCCCTTACCTCGCCATCCGGACGCGTAGCGAGTACGACACCAACGAAATCGACGTTGCGGTGGAACCTTGAATTCGTTGTTCGTCAACGATGACTCATCGGTTTGGTATCGCTGTTGAATCTTCGAGGACACGTGTCTGCGGAATGCGTGCGAGAATTTCGTCGCCGTAGATTGCCTCTTGCCCAAGTTCCGGCATGTGGACGTAACCGATGTGGCAACCGCAGGTGTTGTTGGGGCACGGTCGCGATGTCAGGGCGGACTGCCAATCGGGATCGTAGATGTTACCGATCGGTGTGCGAACGAAGTGACAACGACGGATGGTCCCATCTCCATCAACAGAGATCACCGACCGACCGGTTCTGCAATCTCGTCCCAAACTCGGGTGATCGACGATGTTCGTCGGGAAATACGGGTCGATCTCCGTGAGACGATTCCGCTCGGTGGGTGAGTAGGGAAATTTCGTCCCGTCACCGCTATCGTAGGCGTTGATCCACAAATAGGTTTCTGGCGGAAGTTCCGCACGCATCACGGTGATTTCGTCAAAGTCTTGCGGGCGTCCGACCATCCCGACACTGTGTTGGATACCAAAATCTTGCAATTGCTTGCATCTCGTCAGAAAGCCTGTTCGGCTGGTTTCCGACGGATGGTAAGTGCACCATAACGCAACGCGATCGGTCCGAGTGTCGCGGAGCCAATCGAGCGGACCTGACAGATTCGTCTGTGCAACGACCCGTTGGATATGGTCGGCATGCGATAGCCGACGGAACGCGTCGTGGTACCAACGTCGCGTCAATGCTTCGCCCCAAGGCGTGAAGAATATCGCAAGTTTTCCAACCGCATCGTTCAAGACCCAATCGGTGAACCGTTCGAGGGCCCGACGATCGGTCGCAAGTTCTGCGGCCGTCTCGTGATGCTTGGCAAAGGGACAGTATTCGCAGGCGTAGTTGCAACTCGAAAGCGGCCCACGATACAGGATGGTCAAGTCGGCTGCCATGACGATTACTTCAATTCGTATTCTCGCATGTGGTTGCGGACCGTGACTGAGTTCAACCAAGGACCGATGGCATCCGAGCGTTCCAAACCGGCTGGCGTGAGTGTGATTCGTTCAGCGTCGATTACCGCGAGTTCCGAAGTTTGCAGGGTCTGCAACTCTGGCAGATGTTCCAGCACATCAGACTGGAATTGGTCTTGGTACTCTCGTCGCGAAAGCCCTTCCGCTTGCAACAGGGAAAGTACCACAAACCGGCGTTGCCTATCGTCGGGGGCTAAGTGAAACCCGTGTTGAGCGGACCGAAAACTTGCCGCGTCCCGATTGATGTAATCGCCAAGAATCGCCCGCACACCGTTTCGGCGGACGGCATACTCGGTCGAGTAATGTAGCGATTGCGAATACGATCGGGCGCCGCAACCGAGACCGATCATGCCATCGGTTTGACAGTGGTAATCGGGAGTCGCAACGGAATCCATCTGCGAGCAGCGACGAAACATTCGCATGGAAACCTGTTCGTAGCCGGTGTTCAGGAGCAGATCACGGGCGGCCCGATACGCGGTCAATCGTTGTTCGTCCCACGTTTGTTCGCGGTTGGCCAATCCCGTCAGTGGGCGAACGTAAAGCGGATACAAATACAATTCCTCTGGCGAGTAGCGAATCGCGGTGGAGACATCTTTCAACCAATCATCCGTGGATTGGCCAGGAGTGCCATAGATCAAATCGAGGTTGAGCGTGGGGAACCTGATGTCCTGCAGCAATTCAATTGCGTCTTCGACCCGACTTCGGTTCTGCGGGCGGCCCATGCGATGAGCGGTTGCGTCGTCGAAGGACTCCACGCCCATGCTCACGCGTGTTACGCCGGTATGCCGGAGCCATTCCAGTTTCTCTCGGTCGATCGTTGCGGGGGAGACTTCAAACGAAAGTGGAACCGACCCGGTGGTGGCTTCCATCACATCATTGACGATGCCAAAAAGTTTTTGCAATTCCGGGAGCGTCAGAAACGAAGGTGTGCCGCCACCAATGGCCATCTGTGCGAATGTTCGCGGGCCGATGCTGTCGCGGACCTGCTGAGCTTCTGCGTGAAGCTGTCGCAAATACCGGCCGACCAAACCGTCTTCCGGGTTGGCCGCCGTGAACAAGTTGCAGAATCCGCATCGGTGTTCACAGAACGGAATATGCAAATACAGGAAGAGTCCGTCACGCCGTTCCTCTTGCCAAACGGTCGACAATGGCACCACGGGATTCAGTCGGCGATACGCAGTTTTGTGCGGATAGGAATACGCATACGAAACGTACGGGGAACCGATGGCTGGGTTCTCGGTGGGCGGGATGGCTTCGTCGGTCACTACGGTCATGATGGGCGGATTTCGAAGAATCGCGATTGATCCAATCACCTCATCGTACCGCAATGTCGAAACGAGAGCCATGAATCCCGGTATCACCTGGCCTTCACGTGTCCGATGATTGTAATGCCGCAAGACTTGCGTTAGGATCCCGAGCATTGCTAGGTGTGTTTGAAACTTGGCAACCAGAGAGGCGTGGCGAGTTCCGGAGTGGAATTCGATCGCGGATGTTGTTCACTGATTTACCACATGTTTCAAGGAGTGAATGGGCGATGTTCAAACCCAAATCGTATTTGCTAACGCTGTTCTTCGGTGTCAGCATCTGCATGGCACCATTGACGGTGACAGCTCAAGACGACGAAAAGCCAGCCGCTGAAGAAAAACCTGCTGCTGAAGAGAAGCCCGCCGAAGAAAAACCGGCGGAAAAGCCAGCTGAAGAAAAACCAGCTGAGAAACCGGCGGAAGAAAATCCCGATGTGAAACCAGTCGAAGAAAAACCGGCGGACAAGCCCAAAGAAGAAAAACCAGCGGACAAACCCAAAGAAGAGAAGCCTGCTGATAAGCCAGCAGACAAGCCCAAAGAAGACAAACCCGCTGACAAGCCGGAAGAAAAAAAGCCGGAAGAAAAACCCAAGACCGAAGATAAGCCAAAAACCGAAGACAAACCAAAAACGGAAGATAAGCCGAAGCCCGAGGACAAGCCAAAAACCGAAGAGAAACCAGCTGAGGAAGCGGAACTCGTCGGCCGTACCGTGGTCATCAATCTTGATAACCCAACCGGTTTGGCTGTCAGCGAAAGTGGAGACATCTTCATCGCCAGCCACGATGGAATTCACCGCTTCATGCCCGAGCCAAACACCTGCCCCTTGGCCATCAGCGGTTTCCCAACCGACAACTACGGCAAAGGTCCAACTTACAAGATCGGCCCGCTAGGCGTTGCGATGCTCGATGCCAACACCATCGTCGTGGGTGACGGCAGCCGTCCCGATGGCGAAGAACTCGTGCGTGTCTATAAGATTCCTGAAAAGCACCCAGGCGAATACCAAAAAGAAGACGACGCCGTTTACACCTTCGGCCCGATCAAAAAGGGTGAGCAATCCGCTCGCGGCGAAGGCAACTACTACGGTGTGGCCATCGCGAACGGTGAAATCTTCGTGACCAACAACGGCGACGACACCAAAGGCTGGATTTCCAAAATCGCTCCGAAAGACGGCAAGTGGGACGACTCCAAACTCGAACCATTCATCGCCACCAAAGAGAAAGTCGGCGTGGACGCTCCTGTCCCAGTTGTGACCGCTACCGAAGGCCCATTCAAAGATCATCTCATCGTTGGCCAAATGGGTGAAGTCTCCGCTCCTGGGGACAGCTTGCTGACCGTCTACGATCCCAAAACCGGCGACTTGGTTGCCAAAGGTGAGATGGACGGTCTGAACGACGTCTGTGGTCTAGCTTACAGCCCGAAAACGAAGAAGTGGTACGCCACGGACTTCTCTTGGGTCGATGCCAAAGCTGGTGCGTTGTACGAACTCGACGTCAAAGCTGAAGACGGCAAAGAAGGCGAAGCCAAGACTCTGAAAATCACCAAGAAAAAGCTGATGTCGCTCGACAAACCGACCGACGCTGCCTTCGACAAAGACGGCAACTTGTACGTCGCAATCTTCGGCACCGCAGCTGAAGCCGACAACGCCGATCAAATGTCTCCTGGCCAAGTCTTGAAGATTTCCGCCGATCAGTTCAAGTAATTGACCTGACCGTCGCTATCGATACGAATGAACGCGGTTCGGGAATCCGAGCCGCGTTTTTTCATACATGTTCGTGTCGCTTCGCGTGACTCAATCGTCTCGCACCCTTGTCGTCAGGGACGTGGTGGATATACTTCCGGCTAGACCGTGTCCCGGTCGTTCGTGTTCGCGATCGCCGTGCGAAGTCCCACGACGACACACCCCGCAACACAATCTCGCGATCGTTAAAACGCGACCCCTTAGATGTCGCAAACGAAATGTCTCAACTGGAGCAACTAACAATGAGTGTCCGCGTCGGCAAACCTGCCCCCGAATTCGAAGTAACCGCTTACAACCGTGACAAGGACGGGACGGACGATGAGTTTTCAACCGTCTCCCTGGGGGACTTCAAAGGCAAATGGGTTTGCCTGTTCTTCTACCCCCGCGACTTCACCTTCGTCTGCCCGACCGAAATCGTGTCGTTCAATCAAAATCTCGACGAGTTCGACGATCGCGATTGTGTCGTGCTGACCGCCAGCACCGACAGCGAATATTCACACAAAGGTTGGTGTGCATCGCACGAAGATTTGGCGAAGATGAAGTACCCCATGCTCGCCGATCCCGGCCACACGCTTTCCGAAGCGTTCGGCGTGTTCGATGACGAAAAAGGCTTGGCCTACCGGGGTATCTTCCTGATCGACCCGAACGGCATCGTGCGTTGGATGGCTGTGCACGATCTCGGTGTCGGCCGAAATGTCGACGAAACATTGCGAGTGCTCGACGCTCTCCAAACCGACAAACTTTGCCCCTGCAACTGGAAGCAAGGCGAAGAAACGTTGAACTAATCGCATCAACGCCGATCGAAAATCATTCGAAGCCCGCCCTAGCACATGGGCGGGCACGCCATCGGGTTTTGACCCGGTGGCTTTGTTTCGTTATTGGAAAGAGGGTTTCCCATGTCGCGAATCGCCCCACTACCGGCTGCGGAGGCAGTCGAAAAAACCGCTCGGACGTACGAACGAGTCTGCGAACTGTTGGGCACGGAATCGGTCCCGGAACCGTTCTTGGCCTACGGTCGCGTGCCGGCATTTTTGCAAGACTTCTTCATGAACTTTAAGAAGTTCGTTGTCGGCAGCGGAGCGCTCGACGAGCAAAAACGCACGTTGATTGCCCTCTGCGTGTGCGCGTCGGCGGGGTGTGATGTGTGGGCGAATTTCTTCACCGAACGGGCGAAATCGCAAGGATTTTCCGACGAACAAATTGCCGAGGCCCTCGCCGTCGCCTCGACGAACTACATGTACAACACGTTCTTCAAATTCCGCGACATCGCCGGCACCGATGTCTTCGAAGGCATGTCGGTTGGCCTGCGTGCCCACACCTTCCACGGCACCGGTTTTGATGACGCCACCGTCGAACTAATCAACATCGCCATCAGCGATATGAATGCCTGCAAACCCTGCGTGAGCGGTCACGTCAAGAAAGCTCGCGATCTCGGCGTGAAAGACGAAGCTATATTGGAAACCATCCAGTGTGCCGCCGTCATGCTCGCGGGTGTGCAATACCTGAAAGCCGCCGGAGTCTGACGGGCCACTTTTCCCTTGCCTTACATTCCATAACGATCGAAATTCCAATGGTTGGTCCGATTGAATCTGCATTGTCGAACGACGATGACGAACTGCAGATTCGCTTACAAAAATTTCTCGCTGCCGCCGGTTTTGGTTCGCGGCGGAAGTGCGAAGAGTACATTACCGATGGGCGTGTCACGATTGACGGAAAGCCCGCAGTTGATCTTGGGGTGAAGGTCGATCCGCGATCGCAAACCGTCGCAGTCGATGGCGAACGCATCAAGCAGGAAAAGAAGAAGTACTACGTGCTGCACAAGCCGCCGGGTTATGTGTGCACGAATCACGATCCTGGCGGTCGCCCCAGAGCGGTGGACTTGATCGCCGACGATGCCCGTCTGTTTTCGGTCGGTCGGCTCGATGAAAACAGTCTTGGTTTGTTGCTGATCACCAATGATGGTGAACTGGCCAATCGGTTGGCTCATCCCCGGTATGCGGTGCCACGGCGTTACCAGGTACATGTCGCCGGCAAACCGAACGCGGAAACGTTCAAGCAGCTCCGCGAGGGTGTGTGGTTCAACGAAGGGAAATTTTTCGTCAACCACATTGAACGCGTCCGTGGGCAAGGCAACAGTACGATTCTGGAAATCGAACTCCGCCAAGGCCGCAACCGCGAAATCCGCCGCCTGTTCGCCCGCGTCGGTCACAAGGTGATGAAACTGCAACGCGTCACCTTCGGTCCGGTCAAGCTTGGCAATCTCGGTATGGGCAAATATCGTCCGTTGCGGGAAGGTGAACTCGAAGACCTCAAAAAACTCGTGCAGCGTCAGAAGGCGAACCGTTCCGGCGGTTCGAAGAAACCAACCAGTGGCAAACGCAAACCGACTGGCAAAAAAGGCGGCGGCCGCAAGTCATCAGGCAAGAGTACAGGTTCCAAACACTCGTCGATGAAGTCATCGGGGCGGCGGGGGCGAAGAAAGCCGTAGGTCGATATGTCGACACTCGAAGATGTGAATCGTTTAAAACTGTGGGATTACCGAATTCAGCACTTCGACGGATCTCGGCTGCTGGTCATCGGAGACAATGACCTTACCTATCATCACGAGGTGGAACTCGTCTTCACAGACGTTTATCACATCAATTGTGATGTCGATTTCCACCATCCTCAGTTTTTTGAAATGGGTTCATGCGGTTGCGGTTGCGGAGCTTTTTTCACTGGAATTCAGGCTGAAGATAAAGATTTTGCAATTGCGGCCGAGAAACTTGAGGTCAGTCTTGGCACAGTCTTTCATTATCGATGCAAAGACCTGCAGCCCGGCGAACGGATCGCCTCCTGGGTTGATACCGATTGATTGCTGGCAAAGTGGCACGACAATTCTTAGATAATCCAACTCCGGCTATTGGTCCCTTGACTCTGGCCCCTGGTCCGGCGATGGTGCGGTTCGCTTCGCTGCACGCACCCTACGGAAATCATGACGGATATTTCGATGAGCACATTGCCTGGTTTGGTTCCCACGGCTCGACAAACACTGGCCACGGTGGTGGCTCATGAGCCGATGGCGAAGGATACGTATCGGTTGCGGATTCAGTGTCCGGACATTGCCGGGCAGATTCTGCCGGGGCAGTTTTTTATGGTGCACGCCCCAGGCCGTACGGATCCGCTGCTGGGCCGTCCGTTCGCGTTGTTCGATGTCTATGAAAAAGACGGCCAACCGATGGGCGTCGATTTCGGTTATGTCGTGGTCGGAAAACTCACGTCGCTGATGGCCGACTGGAAACCTGGTCAACCGGTGGAATTGTGGGGGCCGCTCGGGAATGGGTTTCCGACGCCCGATTGCGAGAGCCTGCTTTGCGTGGCAGGCGGAATCGGGCAGACACCGTTCTTGGCGGTCGTTCGCGAGGCGTTGGGATTGCGGAAGTACGGCGGTGAAGACCGTGAGCTTTCGCTGCTCCCTCGGCAAGTCGGGA
Encoded here:
- a CDS encoding adenylate/guanylate cyclase domain-containing protein, which produces MTGTDKIQSCTLEYEIAGEPRQRVLSQAVVTMGRAANCDMVFPDSVAGMSRHHATLLVIGGKWRVKDAGSRNGTFVNQSPVAEQTLKDGDVINLGPLAIVFRTGDASSKSTPKSTRREQAESSVRFEDGPAPNVSMSIDLTSMLRMVGSGGESANVGGGRLESLEASAVPIDEDGPLSTVGASGPLGIELFSRLGEALAKTDALEQMLEGILDLVFQHVPAQRGLICLIDDKTNELIPQAMKIRGREPSDKKSVPFGISRSITDEAIRMQRSLLVGDATSDSRFAEAKSIHSFDIKAAMCVPLYNKGNVDGVIYIDTVGNRERFLQSHLELVTAMSLFSAVALEQARLREEIAAEQVKRQRLSRYHPAAVVEQILARADDQEMMAEDRVVSVLFADLCGFTTLSEKLKPADVVRLLNTVFEMLSECVFLHKGTLDKFMGDGMLAFFGAPLEQPQHALHAVKAALQMQLEIQRYNAANPDQPDIGIRVGINSGPAVVGDIGSLTRKDYTVIGDTVNVASRLESSVAKPGQVVVGPGTEQLVGRKVVTQPLVPIQLKGRVEPVTPYLAIRTRSEYDTNEIDVAVEP
- a CDS encoding STM4011 family radical SAM protein: MAADLTILYRGPLSSCNYACEYCPFAKHHETAAELATDRRALERFTDWVLNDAVGKLAIFFTPWGEALTRRWYHDAFRRLSHADHIQRVVAQTNLSGPLDWLRDTRTDRVALWCTYHPSETSRTGFLTRCKQLQDFGIQHSVGMVGRPQDFDEITVMRAELPPETYLWINAYDSGDGTKFPYSPTERNRLTEIDPYFPTNIVDHPSLGRDCRTGRSVISVDGDGTIRRCHFVRTPIGNIYDPDWQSALTSRPCPNNTCGCHIGYVHMPELGQEAIYGDEILARIPQTRVLEDSTAIPNR
- a CDS encoding STM4012 family radical SAM protein, which translates into the protein MALVSTLRYDEVIGSIAILRNPPIMTVVTDEAIPPTENPAIGSPYVSYAYSYPHKTAYRRLNPVVPLSTVWQEERRDGLFLYLHIPFCEHRCGFCNLFTAANPEDGLVGRYLRQLHAEAQQVRDSIGPRTFAQMAIGGGTPSFLTLPELQKLFGIVNDVMEATTGSVPLSFEVSPATIDREKLEWLRHTGVTRVSMGVESFDDATAHRMGRPQNRSRVEDAIELLQDIRFPTLNLDLIYGTPGQSTDDWLKDVSTAIRYSPEELYLYPLYVRPLTGLANREQTWDEQRLTAYRAARDLLLNTGYEQVSMRMFRRCSQMDSVATPDYHCQTDGMIGLGCGARSYSQSLHYSTEYAVRRNGVRAILGDYINRDAASFRSAQHGFHLAPDDRQRRFVVLSLLQAEGLSRREYQDQFQSDVLEHLPELQTLQTSELAVIDAERITLTPAGLERSDAIGPWLNSVTVRNHMREYELK
- a CDS encoding NHL repeat-containing protein — protein: MFKPKSYLLTLFFGVSICMAPLTVTAQDDEKPAAEEKPAAEEKPAEEKPAEKPAEEKPAEKPAEENPDVKPVEEKPADKPKEEKPADKPKEEKPADKPADKPKEDKPADKPEEKKPEEKPKTEDKPKTEDKPKTEDKPKPEDKPKTEEKPAEEAELVGRTVVINLDNPTGLAVSESGDIFIASHDGIHRFMPEPNTCPLAISGFPTDNYGKGPTYKIGPLGVAMLDANTIVVGDGSRPDGEELVRVYKIPEKHPGEYQKEDDAVYTFGPIKKGEQSARGEGNYYGVAIANGEIFVTNNGDDTKGWISKIAPKDGKWDDSKLEPFIATKEKVGVDAPVPVVTATEGPFKDHLIVGQMGEVSAPGDSLLTVYDPKTGDLVAKGEMDGLNDVCGLAYSPKTKKWYATDFSWVDAKAGALYELDVKAEDGKEGEAKTLKITKKKLMSLDKPTDAAFDKDGNLYVAIFGTAAEADNADQMSPGQVLKISADQFK
- a CDS encoding peroxiredoxin — translated: MSVRVGKPAPEFEVTAYNRDKDGTDDEFSTVSLGDFKGKWVCLFFYPRDFTFVCPTEIVSFNQNLDEFDDRDCVVLTASTDSEYSHKGWCASHEDLAKMKYPMLADPGHTLSEAFGVFDDEKGLAYRGIFLIDPNGIVRWMAVHDLGVGRNVDETLRVLDALQTDKLCPCNWKQGEETLN
- a CDS encoding carboxymuconolactone decarboxylase family protein, with product MSRIAPLPAAEAVEKTARTYERVCELLGTESVPEPFLAYGRVPAFLQDFFMNFKKFVVGSGALDEQKRTLIALCVCASAGCDVWANFFTERAKSQGFSDEQIAEALAVASTNYMYNTFFKFRDIAGTDVFEGMSVGLRAHTFHGTGFDDATVELINIAISDMNACKPCVSGHVKKARDLGVKDEAILETIQCAAVMLAGVQYLKAAGV
- a CDS encoding pseudouridine synthase — translated: MVGPIESALSNDDDELQIRLQKFLAAAGFGSRRKCEEYITDGRVTIDGKPAVDLGVKVDPRSQTVAVDGERIKQEKKKYYVLHKPPGYVCTNHDPGGRPRAVDLIADDARLFSVGRLDENSLGLLLITNDGELANRLAHPRYAVPRRYQVHVAGKPNAETFKQLREGVWFNEGKFFVNHIERVRGQGNSTILEIELRQGRNREIRRLFARVGHKVMKLQRVTFGPVKLGNLGMGKYRPLREGELEDLKKLVQRQKANRSGGSKKPTSGKRKPTGKKGGGRKSSGKSTGSKHSSMKSSGRRGRRKP
- a CDS encoding dihydroorotate dehydrogenase electron transfer subunit; the protein is MSTLPGLVPTARQTLATVVAHEPMAKDTYRLRIQCPDIAGQILPGQFFMVHAPGRTDPLLGRPFALFDVYEKDGQPMGVDFGYVVVGKLTSLMADWKPGQPVELWGPLGNGFPTPDCESLLCVAGGIGQTPFLAVVREALGLRKYGGEDRELSLLPRQVGMYYGVRSADYLAGVKDFTIDGLELRLATDDGSAGHHGFVTDLVKEALTSDDPPDRVYCCGPEPMMAATAKLCAEHNVACWLSLETPMACGFGACFSCVTRVRQADGDWDYRRTCVEGPVFPAESLYLEED